A window of the Elusimicrobiota bacterium genome harbors these coding sequences:
- a CDS encoding TetR/AcrR family transcriptional regulator — protein sequence MARPPSGTDLRLIESGKKLVREKGLYGLSVREACRLARVNTGMFHYYFGSKDEFVKRIVKDIYGEFFIKFKGGIASGADSRQKLKNAIVSVGKFARDARKVVPLFFADLIYGRKEVFELVKNNFTGHIAYIVELIEKCQKEGRLKKMPLPSAIAILIPPMIFPAVIGLVFERHKVASIMGLPLEKARDLILSDAAIDERVELLLKSLE from the coding sequence ATGGCAAGACCACCTTCAGGCACCGATCTCAGGCTTATAGAGTCCGGAAAAAAACTTGTCCGGGAAAAAGGCCTTTATGGCTTAAGTGTAAGGGAGGCCTGCCGCCTGGCGCGCGTAAACACCGGCATGTTCCATTACTATTTCGGCAGCAAGGATGAATTCGTTAAAAGAATAGTGAAGGATATATACGGCGAATTTTTTATTAAATTCAAGGGGGGGATAGCCTCCGGAGCGGATTCCCGGCAAAAACTCAAGAACGCGATAGTTTCCGTTGGTAAATTCGCGCGCGACGCCAGAAAAGTCGTGCCGCTATTTTTTGCCGACCTTATTTATGGCAGGAAAGAGGTATTTGAACTGGTAAAAAATAATTTTACCGGTCATATCGCCTATATCGTGGAACTGATAGAAAAATGCCAAAAAGAAGGGCGGCTCAAAAAAATGCCGCTGCCTTCGGCCATAGCTATCCTGATCCCTCCTATGATCTTTCCGGCGGTAATAGGCCTGGTGTTTGAAAGGCACAAGGTCGCTTCAATAATGGGCCTGCCGCTTGAAAAAGCAAGAGACCTGATACTTTCCGACGCGGCTATTGATGAGCGTGTGGAACTTTTATTAAAAAGCCTTGAGTGA
- a CDS encoding ATP-binding cassette domain-containing protein has translation MITLRNIHKSFGQQTLFEDASLQINDGERFALVGPNGAGKSTLFKMMLREEEVDDGEIQFKRGAVAGYLPQENAPVSERTVLEETLEGLDAFDSRLEAEAKAILMGLGFKVSDFNRIVNTLSGGWAMRVAMAHLLIRKPDLLLLDEPTNHLDLDSLLWLQDYLAYYPGAVLVISHDRAFINTVCSAIVSLQDKTLKVYHGDYEYFLAQREMEKEKLLSAWKQQQEEIADMEDFIARNRVRYSTASRVQSMIKRLDKLERIELPVETKTVKIRFPQPNRTGAKSLELKNVNKIYAVPGHEPIKVYENFNFELQRGQKTAFVGHNGAGKSTLLKLLAGVVKPDSGEIVTGLNVKTGYFSQHREGMLDPRRTVLQEAMDNDRFNSELMVRTVLGTFLFPGDNVFKKCAVLSGGEKSRLSLVKLLLDPPNVLLMDEPTTHLDMPSVEALVGALKEFEGTLCFISHDLYFINALADHVAHIEQGKVTMYPGNYDYFHYRQEQMRAEAEEIPAVPVPAPLQVFSPSEKRSDSQKEERRLKKLQDQKARKAEKLSEEISLIRKNIETLAARLSEPEIHADYERVKSMGGEITALEEAAAAKTAELENI, from the coding sequence ATGATAACTTTGCGCAATATTCACAAGTCTTTCGGCCAGCAGACGCTCTTTGAGGACGCCTCGCTGCAGATAAACGACGGCGAGCGTTTCGCGCTGGTGGGGCCTAACGGCGCGGGCAAATCCACGCTTTTCAAAATGATGCTCCGCGAAGAGGAAGTGGACGACGGAGAGATACAGTTTAAAAGAGGCGCCGTGGCGGGCTATCTGCCGCAGGAAAACGCGCCGGTCTCGGAGCGCACCGTTTTGGAAGAAACGCTGGAAGGGCTGGACGCTTTTGACAGCCGGCTTGAGGCCGAGGCCAAAGCCATACTTATGGGCTTGGGTTTTAAGGTTTCGGATTTTAACAGGATAGTCAACACTTTAAGCGGCGGCTGGGCCATGCGGGTAGCTATGGCGCATCTGCTGATCAGAAAGCCCGACCTGCTGCTTTTGGACGAGCCTACCAACCATCTGGACCTGGATTCGCTGCTCTGGCTTCAGGATTATCTCGCGTATTACCCCGGCGCCGTGCTCGTCATTTCGCACGACAGGGCGTTCATAAACACGGTTTGCAGCGCTATAGTTTCCCTGCAGGATAAAACCTTAAAGGTCTATCACGGCGACTACGAATATTTTCTGGCTCAGCGGGAAATGGAAAAGGAAAAGCTGCTGTCCGCCTGGAAGCAGCAGCAGGAAGAAATAGCGGATATGGAGGATTTTATAGCCAGGAACCGCGTGCGCTACTCCACGGCTTCCCGGGTGCAGAGCATGATAAAACGCCTTGACAAGCTTGAGCGCATAGAGCTGCCCGTTGAGACTAAGACCGTTAAAATAAGATTTCCGCAGCCGAACCGCACCGGCGCCAAATCGCTTGAGCTTAAAAATGTCAACAAGATATACGCAGTGCCCGGACACGAGCCGATAAAAGTGTATGAGAATTTCAATTTTGAACTGCAAAGGGGCCAGAAGACGGCTTTCGTGGGGCATAACGGCGCAGGTAAATCCACGCTTTTGAAACTGCTCGCGGGCGTGGTGAAGCCCGACAGCGGCGAAATAGTTACGGGGCTTAATGTCAAAACCGGATATTTTTCCCAGCACCGGGAGGGAATGCTTGACCCCCGGAGAACCGTTCTGCAGGAAGCCATGGACAATGACAGGTTTAACTCCGAGCTTATGGTCAGGACGGTGCTTGGCACTTTTCTGTTCCCCGGCGACAATGTGTTTAAAAAATGCGCCGTGCTGAGCGGCGGGGAAAAAAGCCGCCTGAGCCTGGTAAAACTGCTGCTGGACCCGCCCAATGTGCTTTTGATGGACGAGCCGACAACCCACTTGGATATGCCCAGCGTGGAAGCGCTCGTGGGCGCGCTGAAAGAATTCGAAGGCACGCTATGCTTTATAAGCCACGACCTTTACTTTATCAACGCTTTGGCCGATCACGTGGCCCATATTGAACAGGGAAAGGTGACCATGTATCCGGGCAATTACGATTATTTCCATTACCGGCAGGAGCAGATGCGGGCCGAGGCGGAGGAGATTCCCGCCGTGCCTGTTCCCGCGCCACTGCAGGTTTTTAGCCCTTCGGAAAAGCGCTCCGACTCGCAGAAGGAAGAGCGGCGGCTGAAAAAACTTCAGGACCAAAAAGCCCGTAAGGCGGAAAAACTCAGTGAAGAGATATCGCTGATACGGAAAAACATAGAAACGCTCGCCGCCAGGCTTTCGGAGCCTGAAATACACGCGGATTACGAGCGGGTAAAATCCATGGGCGGCGAGATAACGGCGCTTGAAGAAGCGGCCGCGGCCAAAACCGCCGAGCTGGAGAATATATAA
- the typA gene encoding translational GTPase TypA, with the protein MPKLDNQPRRHDLRNIAIIAHVDHGKTTLLDAMLRQTGSFHDKAGEERICIMDSNDLERERGITILSKNTSVKYGDTTIHIVDTPGHADFGSEVERVLRMVDGVLLLVDALDGPMPQTRFVLKKSLTLGLKPIVVINKIDRLNCDPHAVLDKVFALFMELGATDSQLDFPIVYACGREGWATMDAKVKGPDLKPLFEAIIKHVPGPLEKDSEPLRMLVTMLDYSSYTGRIGIGRIFQGTVSAGQQVSLASPISEPRTRKVMQVVGFSGLLRVQLASARSGDIVALAGLEGIEVGDTVSSTDAPGFLPGLEIELPTLSMGFFANDGPFAGRDGKFVTITQLRDRLLREQESNVGLKVVEIPGESGFKVSGRGELHLSILLETMRREGYELCVSKMVVITHEENGVTVEPVEYLVLDSPSQFQGPIMESMGARGAQMKDMVVGNDGRVRFEYVISSRALIGFKSEFMTMTRGAGLMHHSFYGFQPEGNFQPPKRNGVFIAKETGKTAGYALNSLQDHGAMFVVPAQDVYMGQIVGENSRGNDLVVNPCKEKKQTNMRSSTSDLSIVLTPAREMTLEQTIEYVEEDEFVEITPHNLRLRKKVLDHSLRKRGDKEFI; encoded by the coding sequence ATGCCAAAACTTGACAACCAGCCCCGCAGGCACGACCTGCGCAACATCGCAATTATCGCACATGTGGACCACGGCAAAACCACGCTTTTAGACGCCATGCTGCGCCAGACCGGCTCCTTCCACGACAAGGCGGGCGAGGAAAGAATCTGCATAATGGATTCAAACGACCTGGAGCGCGAGCGCGGCATTACCATACTCTCAAAAAACACCTCCGTCAAATACGGCGATACCACTATCCATATAGTGGACACGCCGGGCCACGCCGACTTCGGCAGCGAGGTCGAGCGCGTGCTCAGAATGGTGGACGGGGTTCTGCTGCTTGTGGACGCGCTTGACGGGCCGATGCCGCAAACGCGCTTCGTGCTGAAAAAATCGCTCACGCTCGGCCTGAAGCCCATAGTGGTGATAAATAAAATTGACCGCCTGAACTGCGACCCACACGCCGTTCTGGACAAGGTGTTCGCGCTTTTTATGGAATTGGGCGCCACCGACTCACAGTTGGATTTTCCCATAGTCTACGCCTGCGGCCGTGAAGGCTGGGCCACCATGGACGCGAAAGTAAAAGGTCCCGATCTGAAGCCGCTCTTTGAAGCCATAATCAAACATGTCCCCGGACCGCTTGAAAAAGACAGCGAGCCTTTAAGGATGCTGGTGACCATGCTTGACTACAGCTCATACACCGGCAGAATAGGCATCGGCCGGATTTTTCAGGGGACGGTTTCGGCGGGTCAGCAGGTTTCGCTTGCTTCGCCCATCTCCGAGCCCAGGACCAGGAAAGTAATGCAGGTAGTGGGATTCAGCGGGCTTTTACGGGTGCAGCTCGCGTCCGCCCGGTCCGGCGATATTGTGGCGCTTGCGGGACTGGAAGGGATAGAAGTAGGGGACACCGTCTCTTCCACCGACGCGCCGGGTTTTTTGCCGGGGCTTGAAATAGAACTTCCCACGCTTTCCATGGGATTTTTCGCAAATGACGGCCCGTTCGCCGGCCGCGACGGAAAATTTGTGACCATCACGCAGCTGCGCGATCGCCTTTTAAGGGAGCAGGAAAGCAATGTGGGGCTGAAAGTGGTGGAAATACCGGGCGAAAGCGGGTTCAAGGTCTCGGGCAGAGGCGAACTGCACCTGTCCATACTTCTTGAAACCATGCGCCGCGAAGGCTACGAGCTTTGCGTATCAAAAATGGTGGTTATCACCCACGAGGAAAACGGCGTTACAGTGGAGCCGGTGGAATACCTGGTGCTTGACTCTCCTTCCCAGTTCCAGGGGCCGATAATGGAATCCATGGGTGCGCGCGGCGCGCAGATGAAGGACATGGTGGTAGGCAACGACGGGCGCGTGAGATTTGAGTATGTCATCTCGTCACGGGCGCTTATCGGCTTCAAGTCGGAGTTTATGACCATGACCAGAGGCGCGGGCCTTATGCATCATAGTTTTTATGGTTTTCAGCCGGAGGGCAATTTCCAGCCGCCCAAAAGGAACGGCGTTTTTATAGCTAAAGAAACGGGTAAAACGGCCGGTTACGCCCTGAACAGCCTGCAGGACCACGGCGCGATGTTCGTTGTTCCGGCGCAGGATGTCTATATGGGCCAGATAGTGGGGGAAAATTCCCGCGGCAACGATCTGGTGGTAAACCCCTGCAAAGAAAAAAAGCAGACCAATATGCGTTCTTCCACCTCCGACCTTTCAATAGTGCTCACGCCTGCGCGCGAGATGACGCTTGAGCAGACCATTGAGTATGTTGAGGAAGACGAATTTGTGGAAATAACGCCGCATAACCTGCGCCTGCGCAAGAAAGTTCTGGACCACAGCCTCCGTAAACGCGGAGACAAGGAATTTATCTAG
- a CDS encoding phosphatase PAP2 family protein, translated as MKRYLLLFFAAALCACASSPDKAFKPKEHALYLSDAQLNDRQFEPAPAPGSEIDKADMVALHEWQVTRTPEQCAKAALEAYAGFSEFFGDITPFVKPMPAEADAFFVQVHSDTDAAVGVLKKRNGRERPFLRDASLDPCLGRIGGLSYPSGHATISRVYALILSELAPERRAQFLSRADEMALDRVIGGVHYTSDIEAGKKFGDILYADLMRNPAFRAKIDKMRAYLAK; from the coding sequence TTGAAAAGATATTTACTATTGTTTTTCGCGGCCGCGCTTTGCGCCTGCGCTTCTTCGCCGGATAAAGCATTTAAGCCGAAAGAGCATGCCCTTTATCTCAGCGATGCGCAGCTTAATGACCGGCAGTTCGAACCGGCCCCGGCTCCCGGCTCGGAAATAGACAAGGCGGACATGGTTGCGCTGCACGAATGGCAGGTAACACGAACGCCGGAGCAATGCGCCAAGGCGGCCTTGGAAGCGTATGCCGGTTTTAGCGAATTTTTCGGCGATATCACTCCTTTCGTCAAGCCTATGCCGGCCGAGGCGGACGCTTTCTTTGTGCAGGTTCATTCGGACACTGACGCGGCGGTGGGTGTGCTTAAAAAACGCAATGGGCGCGAACGCCCTTTCCTGCGGGACGCTTCCCTGGACCCCTGCCTTGGCCGAATAGGCGGTCTGTCCTATCCCAGCGGCCACGCGACTATTTCCCGCGTTTACGCGCTTATACTTTCGGAACTCGCGCCGGAGCGGAGGGCGCAATTCCTTTCCAGGGCCGACGAGATGGCGCTTGACCGCGTGATAGGCGGAGTTCACTATACCTCCGACATTGAGGCGGGTAAAAAGTTCGGCGACATCCTTTACGCTGATCTTATGCGCAATCCGGCTTTTCGCGCGAAAATAGACAAAATGCGCGCCTATCTCGCCAAATAG
- a CDS encoding class IV adenylate cyclase, translated as MPRNIEIKAKASDWKKQLKAAEKIADRSEFLVQEDCFFNCASGRLKLRTQKGKENYLVFYRRADKAGPKTSEYFPAAVNAPADMKTLLTAALGLGKTVKKERTVFFAGQTRIHFDKVEGLGRFIELEVCLKKGQSPAVGRQIASVLMKLLYISKADLLKTAYADML; from the coding sequence ATGCCCCGTAACATTGAAATAAAAGCCAAAGCTTCCGACTGGAAAAAACAGCTCAAAGCCGCGGAAAAAATAGCGGACCGCTCTGAGTTCCTTGTACAGGAAGACTGCTTTTTTAATTGCGCCTCCGGCCGGCTCAAACTTCGGACGCAGAAGGGCAAAGAGAATTATCTGGTGTTTTACCGCCGCGCCGATAAGGCCGGGCCGAAAACTTCCGAATATTTTCCGGCCGCGGTCAACGCCCCCGCCGACATGAAAACGCTTTTAACCGCGGCCTTAGGCCTTGGCAAAACCGTGAAAAAAGAGCGGACGGTTTTTTTTGCGGGCCAGACCAGAATACATTTTGACAAAGTAGAGGGGCTGGGGCGCTTTATCGAGCTTGAGGTCTGCCTTAAAAAAGGACAAAGCCCCGCCGTCGGACGCCAGATCGCGTCTGTCCTGATGAAACTGCTTTATATTTCAAAAGCAGACCTGCTCAAAACCGCCTACGCCGACATGCTCTAA
- a CDS encoding TolC family protein codes for MKIFVILAVVLNSVPAFGEGIPVIKLPLETAQQLALAYSPELKGLQADEIALSKRADERLAAGRPSLDFDASYSRMTEVSRLSLPVPGNRSIQFGDYYAYTLGPSFNWMFWDFGSTRSSYESANSLALSKASDISGLKSRIVLESRLAYFKIKLALDQAVLIGESRRLSEAQYKDIKLRYDAGAANRMDMLSSRAELLTRAMQFTQARSELAGAARDFFYQAGIEKKADLSYPADSRLKALLAKDEPPPTVIIEMDATEKLMLSMSAQAPSGPSAAHPALRALSEAGRSYEQARKALEAGRYPRFQLFAKSYLAYPNGAILKQYSQNILGVGLNLPVFEGWRLTREIEARSADIDSVKARKDRAADGLSLSWEKAQDQLSSLKAQASINADTLNTAAELETLTYESYQAGRSTFLEVQNANLKELDAKIQAARTDIQMLNQLAYMADLSVSEN; via the coding sequence ATGAAAATATTCGTTATTTTGGCGGTCGTTCTGAACTCTGTCCCGGCTTTCGGTGAAGGTATCCCTGTGATCAAGCTGCCGCTGGAAACGGCTCAGCAGCTGGCGCTCGCTTATTCCCCGGAACTGAAAGGCCTGCAAGCGGACGAGATAGCTCTTTCTAAAAGAGCCGATGAACGCCTTGCAGCCGGGCGTCCGTCGCTTGATTTTGACGCCAGCTACTCAAGAATGACCGAAGTATCCAGGCTTTCCCTGCCGGTCCCGGGGAACCGCAGCATACAGTTCGGGGATTATTACGCCTATACGCTCGGTCCGTCTTTTAACTGGATGTTCTGGGATTTCGGTTCCACGCGGTCCAGTTACGAGAGCGCGAACTCGCTTGCGCTTTCAAAGGCAAGCGATATAAGCGGCCTTAAAAGCCGCATAGTGCTTGAATCCCGGCTGGCTTATTTCAAGATAAAACTTGCCCTGGACCAGGCTGTTCTTATAGGCGAGTCGCGGAGGCTGTCCGAAGCGCAGTACAAAGATATAAAGCTCAGGTATGATGCCGGCGCGGCCAATCGTATGGACATGCTTTCCTCAAGAGCCGAACTGCTTACCCGCGCAATGCAGTTTACCCAGGCCCGGTCGGAGCTGGCGGGTGCCGCGCGTGATTTTTTTTATCAGGCCGGCATCGAAAAAAAAGCCGACCTGTCGTATCCCGCCGACAGCCGACTTAAAGCTTTGCTCGCGAAAGACGAGCCGCCGCCTACCGTCATTATAGAAATGGACGCGACCGAAAAGCTGATGCTGTCCATGTCGGCCCAGGCGCCGTCCGGGCCCTCCGCCGCCCATCCGGCGCTAAGGGCCCTTTCTGAAGCCGGGCGCTCCTATGAACAGGCCCGGAAAGCCCTTGAAGCGGGAAGGTATCCCAGATTCCAGCTTTTCGCCAAATCTTATCTGGCGTATCCCAACGGCGCCATATTAAAGCAATACAGCCAGAACATTCTGGGTGTCGGCCTTAACCTGCCTGTTTTTGAGGGCTGGCGGCTTACGCGCGAAATAGAAGCCCGTTCCGCGGATATTGATTCCGTAAAAGCAAGGAAAGACAGGGCGGCGGACGGCCTTAGCCTTTCCTGGGAAAAAGCGCAGGACCAGTTAAGCAGCCTTAAAGCCCAGGCTTCCATAAACGCCGATACTCTCAATACCGCGGCTGAACTGGAAACCCTGACTTACGAATCTTACCAGGCGGGCCGTTCCACTTTTCTTGAAGTGCAGAACGCCAATCTCAAGGAGCTTGACGCCAAAATACAAGCCGCCAGGACCGATATACAGATGCTCAACCAGCTTGCTTATATGGCGGATCTGTCCGTGTCGGAAAATTGA
- a CDS encoding RNA-binding protein gives MSKRIYVGGLPFSTTENEMNALFATYGVVSNTKIITDKYSGQSRGFGFVEMANDEEALAAMEKLNGSDFGGRKLTVNEAKPMEARTSGGGGRGGFGGGGGGRGGGFGGGGGRDGGGRGNRW, from the coding sequence ATGAGCAAGAGAATATACGTAGGGGGACTCCCCTTCAGCACCACCGAAAACGAGATGAACGCGCTTTTCGCGACTTACGGCGTGGTCAGCAACACCAAAATCATCACCGATAAGTACTCGGGTCAGTCCAGGGGCTTCGGCTTCGTGGAAATGGCCAATGACGAAGAGGCCCTTGCCGCCATGGAAAAACTCAATGGCAGCGACTTCGGCGGCAGGAAACTGACCGTTAACGAAGCGAAACCGATGGAAGCCCGCACTAGCGGCGGCGGCGGACGCGGCGGCTTCGGCGGCGGCGGCGGCGGACGCGGCGGCGGCTTCGGCGGCGGCGGCGGTCGCGACGGCGGCGGACGCGGCAACAGGTGGTAA
- a CDS encoding class I SAM-dependent rRNA methyltransferase produces the protein MKFPKVKLSHAPAGPNAFRRMVDSCELALPGDVVAVYDKNGSPYGLALYNPRSQIMLRIFTRDNPETFDIDAFLKKQVTKAVSFRRDILGLERSTNAFRLVHDYGDGLPGLTVDIYGTHIVLEFYSLGMYKLAARLEAAFREHFPKAVFHHRSSSYTQEMEGFSMPPDASALYKARVNENGVLFDVSFSGGHKTGFFCDQRENRLYTSTFAGGKSVLDICAYTGGFGLYAKKLGGAEEVTCVELDAEASELSKRNANINNVRVDSVCSDAFPYMRQMAENGKKYGLVILDPYKLVSSREEREKGIFKYKDFNRIAMSLVEEGGVFVTCSCSGMVSMEEFSYIVRGAASTAGRRAQIFKKSGAGPDHPIAADYPEGEYLKVIWARM, from the coding sequence ATGAAATTTCCAAAGGTTAAACTTTCCCACGCTCCGGCCGGCCCCAACGCCTTCAGGCGCATGGTGGATTCGTGCGAACTTGCCCTGCCGGGGGATGTTGTGGCCGTTTACGACAAAAACGGTTCCCCGTACGGCCTGGCGCTTTACAACCCCAGAAGCCAGATAATGCTGCGCATTTTCACCAGGGACAACCCTGAGACTTTTGACATTGACGCTTTTCTTAAAAAGCAGGTTACAAAGGCGGTTTCTTTCAGGCGCGATATTCTGGGCCTTGAGCGCTCCACCAACGCTTTCAGACTTGTGCACGATTACGGCGACGGCCTGCCCGGGCTTACTGTCGACATTTACGGTACGCATATAGTTCTGGAATTCTATTCCCTCGGCATGTATAAACTCGCAGCCCGCCTTGAAGCCGCTTTCAGAGAGCATTTCCCGAAAGCTGTTTTTCATCACAGGTCCAGTTCCTACACACAGGAGATGGAGGGCTTTTCCATGCCGCCGGACGCTTCCGCTCTTTACAAGGCGCGCGTAAACGAGAACGGCGTGCTTTTTGACGTGAGCTTTTCCGGAGGCCATAAAACCGGGTTTTTCTGCGACCAGCGGGAAAACCGGCTTTACACCTCAACCTTTGCCGGGGGCAAAAGCGTGCTTGATATCTGCGCCTATACGGGGGGGTTCGGCCTTTACGCAAAAAAACTGGGCGGGGCCGAAGAGGTTACCTGCGTTGAGCTGGACGCCGAAGCCAGCGAGCTCTCAAAGAGGAATGCCAATATCAACAATGTCCGCGTAGATTCCGTCTGCTCGGACGCTTTTCCGTACATGCGGCAGATGGCGGAGAACGGGAAAAAATACGGCCTGGTCATATTGGACCCTTACAAACTTGTTTCCTCGCGCGAGGAAAGAGAAAAGGGCATTTTTAAGTACAAGGATTTTAACCGGATCGCCATGTCTTTGGTTGAGGAAGGGGGGGTTTTTGTCACCTGTTCCTGCAGCGGCATGGTATCAATGGAAGAATTTTCCTACATAGTGCGCGGGGCCGCTTCCACGGCGGGACGCAGGGCGCAGATCTTTAAAAAAAGCGGCGCCGGCCCGGATCACCCCATAGCCGCCGACTATCCAGAGGGTGAATACCTTAAAGTTATCTGGGCAAGGATGTGA
- a CDS encoding MATE family efflux transporter, translating to MKILTVKEGGLRELSQVAYPLILSTASSTVMQFINRVFLAHYSTDALAACVPAGILSFTFLCFFMGTATYTNAFVSRYHGGGKSASVSVAVWQGVWLALASGLLLVLMTPLGLYIIDHSGHPDAVRALERPYFAILNCFAFFPVLNTALAAFFIGRGKTKIPMAVNMAGSVLCVFMSWLLIFGAGQVPAFGIKGAGWAAVAGQLLMTGLYLRIIFSAYNRRRFRTARLVGVHKAMFARLVKYGAPNGVGFFLDIASFGVFIFIIGGMDKVSLAASNIIASINMIAFMPVIGLGLATLTLVGKYIGMKKPDVSQRVAYNAAKMAAVYALGLGMLFILAPGMFINIFGSGNSAEYAQILAKCRPLMTVLAVFIFFDAIGIIFADALRGAGDTRFQMLGASACAWLLFVPGVWYIVYRAGGELVHAWIWGGFYVFMLASVFALRFSSGRWRGINILK from the coding sequence ATGAAAATATTGACCGTAAAAGAGGGTGGGCTGCGGGAACTAAGCCAGGTGGCCTATCCGCTTATACTTTCTACTGCCTCAAGCACCGTAATGCAGTTTATAAACCGGGTGTTTTTGGCCCATTACAGCACGGATGCGCTGGCGGCCTGCGTGCCCGCCGGTATTTTAAGCTTCACCTTCCTTTGTTTCTTCATGGGCACAGCCACCTACACCAACGCTTTCGTGTCGCGATATCACGGCGGGGGCAAGTCCGCCAGCGTTTCGGTGGCGGTCTGGCAGGGTGTGTGGCTGGCGCTGGCTTCCGGACTTCTGCTGGTGTTGATGACTCCGCTCGGCTTGTACATAATAGACCACTCGGGGCATCCAGATGCGGTGCGCGCGCTTGAACGCCCGTATTTTGCCATTCTCAATTGTTTTGCATTTTTCCCCGTTTTAAACACGGCTCTGGCCGCCTTTTTTATAGGGCGCGGCAAGACCAAGATCCCCATGGCCGTGAATATGGCCGGCAGCGTGCTGTGCGTGTTCATGTCCTGGCTGCTCATATTCGGCGCCGGGCAGGTGCCGGCGTTCGGCATAAAAGGGGCGGGTTGGGCGGCCGTAGCAGGCCAGCTCTTAATGACCGGCCTTTATCTGCGGATCATTTTCTCCGCTTATAACCGCCGCCGCTTCCGCACCGCCCGCCTTGTCGGTGTACATAAGGCCATGTTCGCAAGGCTTGTGAAGTACGGCGCTCCGAACGGCGTCGGCTTTTTTCTGGATATCGCCTCTTTCGGGGTTTTTATCTTCATCATAGGCGGTATGGATAAAGTGTCCCTTGCGGCCAGCAATATAATCGCCTCCATCAACATGATAGCCTTCATGCCGGTAATAGGCCTGGGCCTGGCCACGCTGACGCTGGTGGGAAAATATATCGGAATGAAAAAGCCTGATGTGTCGCAGCGCGTGGCGTATAATGCGGCAAAAATGGCCGCGGTTTATGCTTTGGGGCTGGGGATGCTGTTCATCCTGGCGCCGGGGATGTTTATCAATATTTTCGGTTCCGGAAATTCCGCGGAGTACGCGCAGATACTTGCCAAGTGCCGGCCGTTGATGACCGTGCTGGCGGTTTTTATATTTTTCGACGCTATCGGAATAATTTTCGCCGACGCGCTCAGGGGAGCCGGGGATACGCGTTTTCAGATGCTGGGAGCGAGCGCGTGCGCCTGGCTTCTTTTCGTGCCGGGCGTGTGGTATATAGTTTACCGCGCGGGCGGCGAACTTGTGCATGCCTGGATATGGGGCGGGTTCTATGTGTTCATGCTCGCTTCGGTTTTCGCTCTGCGTTTCAGTTCCGGCCGGTGGCGCGGGATAAACATACTCAAATGA
- a CDS encoding nucleoside deaminase: protein MNNNKAHLRFMALAVKEARRGLKEGGIPIGAVLVRGGKIIGRGHNMRVQKKSAILHAEMDCLENAGRLKARDYKNCVIYSTLSPCEMCSGAILLYKIPTVVIGENRTFKGPENYLKKRLKLVNLDLKECKELMAAFIKEKPELWNEDIGE, encoded by the coding sequence ATGAATAATAATAAAGCACATCTCAGATTTATGGCCCTGGCCGTAAAAGAGGCGCGCAGGGGGCTGAAAGAGGGGGGCATCCCCATTGGCGCGGTGCTGGTACGGGGAGGGAAAATCATAGGCCGCGGGCATAACATGCGGGTTCAGAAAAAATCAGCCATACTGCACGCCGAAATGGACTGCCTTGAGAATGCGGGCAGGCTGAAAGCCCGTGATTATAAAAACTGTGTCATTTATTCCACCCTTTCGCCCTGCGAAATGTGTTCGGGAGCGATACTTCTATATAAGATCCCCACAGTCGTAATAGGTGAGAATCGTACTTTTAAAGGTCCTGAAAACTATTTAAAGAAACGTCTTAAACTTGTAAATCTTGACCTCAAAGAGTGCAAAGAACTGATGGCCGCTTTTATAAAGGAAAAGCCGGAGCTTTGGAACGAAGATATAGGGGAATAG